One window of Bacteroidota bacterium genomic DNA carries:
- a CDS encoding helix-turn-helix domain-containing protein: MLLRYHAHDVGIVAELMRVQRIAGFEVAPDAPQTLVDLFLDTESFRLVEHGFALRLRQHDGAFFGRLRPLDAPLGRRGASYRQSLPGALPLPLALHDLAAGALRSALGALVGDAPLDLHARACIDRTPRGLTLGGRPAATIVLDEVRYEWARDFDIAREVKVHVGGAPADASRTAGALDAMLQAYGLVPIDPDRFSSVVERLSQAQTAPLLFTPRERRALQAIADGPSPVASRRARALTAFASRRSATAVAREVGMESERVRHWVERFRRNRLGLFEEGYASPTDQRHYTQAEIILDDAARAASSSPATPPSDKADERGSGAATKDREGVAPAREHRVGANAYPAGLLGPQAPVGPETEGRMVEGGSEVRGGRGGVLRRVARVVTRRRARSTAHVAPTQPMRTGAHAEYGADEVFQAALTPGADFAKGRNGVKKTGESTEAVSSFERLADCIAFDFQDAHQAWREAHDRWGTSQDDASLTAELLSIVDRIGGLVSCYAPYLNHAETALSDAVAAKRMRYLRMRSYDVMLLLLPEFVPEHDDDVHVLGGTRALIEVRKAAVKAVLRSPSPPADEHDRQETVPFDELLGAVAEPDGSASHSNETHLRHVLASMVWRQYERVVVSSEVEERRATSARRHALQGVVTALQHTFRAHDLPESPETRLLFRACTRFDTLEAIEAALAELDAWEKYRGEPIGPGAVRQRLEIAREEERRASEHALALVLARPFRTYLGVIVAAS, translated from the coding sequence ATGCTGCTCCGCTACCACGCGCACGATGTGGGCATCGTCGCAGAGCTGATGCGGGTGCAGCGGATCGCTGGATTTGAGGTGGCACCTGACGCCCCGCAGACGCTCGTCGACCTCTTTCTCGACACGGAGTCATTTCGCCTCGTGGAACACGGATTCGCGCTGCGACTCCGTCAGCATGATGGGGCCTTCTTCGGGCGTCTTCGTCCTCTCGATGCCCCCCTGGGACGGCGCGGAGCGTCCTACCGGCAAAGTCTTCCGGGTGCGCTACCGCTCCCGCTGGCGCTCCACGACCTGGCTGCCGGCGCGCTGAGGTCGGCGCTGGGAGCCCTCGTCGGGGACGCCCCCCTCGACTTGCATGCACGGGCGTGCATCGACCGTACGCCGCGCGGGCTCACTCTGGGGGGAAGGCCTGCTGCGACGATCGTGCTGGATGAGGTGCGCTACGAGTGGGCGCGTGATTTCGACATTGCCCGTGAGGTGAAAGTGCACGTCGGAGGCGCGCCCGCGGATGCATCGCGCACGGCGGGAGCACTAGACGCCATGCTACAGGCCTACGGGCTCGTTCCAATCGATCCCGACCGGTTCTCGTCGGTGGTTGAACGCCTCAGTCAAGCACAGACGGCCCCGCTCCTCTTCACGCCCCGCGAGCGTCGTGCGCTGCAGGCGATTGCGGATGGCCCGTCTCCGGTGGCATCGCGAAGGGCGAGAGCGCTGACGGCCTTCGCGTCTCGTCGCTCCGCGACGGCGGTTGCCCGCGAGGTGGGCATGGAAAGCGAGCGGGTACGCCATTGGGTCGAGCGCTTCCGCAGAAACCGGTTGGGCCTCTTCGAAGAAGGCTATGCTTCTCCAACGGATCAACGGCACTATACGCAGGCAGAGATCATCCTGGATGACGCTGCTCGTGCCGCTAGTTCGTCGCCTGCCACGCCACCCAGCGACAAAGCAGATGAGCGTGGCAGCGGAGCAGCGACGAAGGATCGAGAAGGAGTTGCGCCCGCTAGAGAGCACCGTGTGGGCGCCAATGCATACCCTGCAGGGTTGTTGGGGCCGCAGGCACCCGTCGGTCCCGAAACGGAGGGTCGCATGGTCGAAGGAGGGAGCGAAGTGCGCGGCGGGCGAGGCGGTGTGCTCCGACGCGTTGCACGTGTCGTGACACGACGACGAGCCCGGAGTACGGCCCACGTTGCCCCCACTCAACCCATGAGAACGGGTGCCCACGCCGAGTACGGCGCCGACGAGGTGTTCCAAGCTGCACTCACACCCGGCGCTGACTTCGCTAAAGGACGCAACGGTGTCAAAAAAACGGGCGAGTCGACGGAAGCGGTATCGTCTTTTGAGCGGCTCGCGGACTGCATCGCCTTCGACTTCCAAGACGCGCACCAAGCCTGGCGCGAAGCACACGATCGATGGGGCACCTCCCAAGACGATGCGAGCCTGACGGCAGAGCTCCTCAGCATAGTAGATCGGATCGGGGGGCTAGTTTCATGCTACGCCCCCTACCTGAATCATGCGGAAACGGCGTTGTCCGATGCTGTCGCGGCGAAGCGCATGAGGTACCTCCGCATGAGGTCGTACGATGTGATGCTGCTCCTCTTGCCAGAATTCGTGCCAGAGCATGACGACGACGTACATGTGCTGGGTGGAACGCGAGCGCTCATTGAGGTGAGAAAGGCTGCGGTCAAAGCAGTGCTCCGATCTCCTTCGCCCCCTGCGGACGAACACGACCGACAGGAAACGGTACCCTTCGATGAACTCCTCGGAGCTGTCGCTGAACCCGACGGGTCGGCCTCCCATTCGAACGAAACGCACCTGCGTCACGTGCTCGCCTCTATGGTGTGGCGGCAATACGAACGGGTGGTCGTGTCGAGCGAAGTGGAAGAACGGCGAGCGACAAGTGCGCGCAGGCATGCGCTTCAGGGTGTCGTCACAGCGTTGCAGCACACGTTCCGCGCCCACGACTTGCCGGAGAGTCCCGAGACCCGGCTGCTCTTTCGAGCATGCACGCGTTTCGATACCCTCGAAGCCATAGAGGCGGCGCTCGCGGAGCTGGACGCGTGGGAGAAATATCGGGGCGAGCCGATCGGGCCTGGAGCGGTGCGGCAGCGTCTCGAAATCGCCCGGGAGGAGGAAAGGCGCGCATCGGAGCACGCGCTTGCTCTTGTGCTTGCCCGTCCGTTCAGAACCTACCTCGGAGTCATCGTGGCGGCTTCCTGA
- the hemA gene encoding glutamyl-tRNA reductase has translation MTLYAVGLNHDLATTEVREAFVLDGDAIEDLYGSLALSSGAEVVLLSTCNRTEAIIHGQEGDKAAVLAALEAQSGHPWPERHAFSYEDEAAIRHVFGVASGLRSLVIGDAQILHQSKEAYRHAVGAETVGPVLHRLMHEAFHVAKRVRTETGLAQGAASVSSLAVAVARARVPGGSLDGHRVLLLGAGQMGRAALSALSTFELGHLAISNRSAARARIAAEHHGGAVVEWDERHRAIGASDIVLVASGASAPVVHAEQLPERAADDPALVIDIAVPRNVDRSVDELPGYTVLDLDTLNREVEATAAARRSAVPEAEAIVEQSLAEYVTWFFHQQALQPTIQAIRSTFDAIRKQEIERHAHRIPKVARADVERLTRSIMQKLLAVPVVRLKATDPESLDFVRGVKALATIFSQPGYPLEPDFSAMPLSGTEPREELSDPSASVPMSSRSSPEAPARCPFGHDVRPSVPSDPLPVDAHRNARQ, from the coding sequence ATGACGCTGTACGCCGTCGGGCTTAATCATGACCTGGCGACCACTGAGGTCCGCGAAGCCTTCGTCCTTGACGGGGACGCCATCGAGGATCTCTATGGGAGCTTGGCGCTCTCATCCGGCGCGGAGGTCGTGCTGCTGTCCACGTGCAATCGAACAGAAGCGATCATCCATGGGCAGGAAGGGGACAAGGCCGCAGTGCTGGCGGCACTGGAAGCCCAGAGCGGTCACCCGTGGCCGGAGCGTCACGCGTTCAGCTATGAGGACGAGGCAGCCATTCGGCACGTGTTCGGCGTTGCGTCCGGGCTGCGTTCGCTGGTGATCGGCGACGCTCAGATCCTCCATCAGTCCAAAGAAGCCTATCGCCACGCAGTTGGGGCCGAGACTGTAGGCCCCGTGCTGCATCGGCTGATGCACGAGGCGTTTCACGTCGCGAAGCGAGTGCGCACTGAGACGGGGCTGGCACAGGGCGCGGCGTCCGTGTCAAGCCTGGCTGTGGCCGTCGCGCGTGCTCGAGTGCCGGGAGGAAGCCTGGACGGCCATCGCGTGCTCCTGCTCGGTGCCGGACAGATGGGCAGGGCCGCACTGAGTGCCCTGTCGACCTTCGAGCTCGGTCACCTGGCGATCTCCAACCGCTCAGCAGCGCGTGCTCGGATTGCAGCTGAGCACCACGGCGGCGCAGTGGTCGAATGGGACGAACGCCACAGAGCCATCGGTGCGTCCGACATCGTGCTGGTTGCATCTGGAGCAAGCGCCCCCGTCGTTCATGCCGAGCAGCTTCCCGAGCGTGCTGCGGACGACCCCGCGCTCGTGATCGACATCGCCGTGCCTCGCAACGTGGACCGGTCGGTGGACGAGCTGCCTGGCTACACGGTGCTCGACCTCGACACGCTGAACCGCGAAGTCGAAGCCACCGCGGCTGCACGGCGCAGCGCGGTCCCAGAGGCCGAAGCCATCGTCGAGCAGAGTCTCGCCGAGTATGTGACCTGGTTCTTCCATCAGCAAGCCCTGCAGCCTACGATCCAGGCGATCCGGTCTACCTTCGATGCGATCCGGAAGCAAGAGATCGAACGCCACGCCCATCGCATTCCTAAGGTGGCCCGCGCCGATGTCGAACGGCTCACTAGGTCGATCATGCAGAAGCTGCTCGCGGTCCCCGTCGTCCGGCTCAAGGCAACGGATCCCGAGTCCCTCGACTTTGTGCGCGGCGTGAAGGCCCTCGCGACTATTTTCTCCCAGCCGGGCTATCCCTTGGAACCGGACTTCAGCGCGATGCCGCTGAGTGGTACTGAGCCCAGGGAAGAGTTGTCCGACCCTTCTGCCAGCGTCCCGATGTCATCGAGAAGCAGTCCAGAAGCGCCTGCGCGGTGTCCCTTCGGGCACGACGTCCGCCCATCTGTCCCCTCAGACCCTCTCCCCGTCGATGCGCATAGGAACGCGCGGCAGTAA
- the hemC gene encoding hydroxymethylbilane synthase has protein sequence MRIGTRGSKLARWQADHVAARLRAAGREVEIVVIRTQGDRVLDVPLSAIGDPGLFTKELDEALLDGRIDVAVHSLKDLPTVLPEGLRIAAVSARAEPWDAFVAHPAYDGTLADLPPGAVIATSSLRRQAQLRAWRPDLRTVSVRGNVPTRLAALADSGVPGDGGWHGVILAAAGLQRLGFDDQIRERIAPQIMVPAVGQGALGVVCTEENASASALLSRLLDDDATRTVALAERAFMRRLDGGCQVPIGGYARLETGSTFTIEGVVASIDGRQVFRGEQTGTPSQAVTLAQALADELLARGAREVLNAIRADVA, from the coding sequence ATGCGCATAGGAACGCGCGGCAGTAAGCTAGCCCGTTGGCAGGCCGACCATGTGGCGGCGCGGCTCCGCGCCGCAGGTCGTGAGGTTGAGATCGTTGTGATCCGCACCCAGGGCGATCGGGTGCTGGATGTGCCGCTCTCGGCGATTGGTGACCCCGGTCTCTTTACCAAGGAACTGGATGAGGCCCTGCTCGACGGTCGGATCGATGTGGCGGTCCATTCGCTGAAGGACCTCCCGACGGTGCTGCCCGAGGGTCTGCGCATCGCAGCGGTGTCCGCCCGGGCCGAGCCCTGGGATGCGTTCGTTGCTCACCCCGCCTACGACGGGACACTGGCGGATTTACCTCCAGGTGCCGTCATCGCTACGTCTTCGCTGCGGCGGCAGGCCCAGCTTCGCGCGTGGCGCCCAGATCTGCGCACGGTGTCGGTGCGGGGCAACGTCCCAACCCGTCTCGCGGCGCTGGCAGACAGCGGCGTTCCCGGTGATGGGGGGTGGCACGGGGTGATCCTGGCAGCGGCTGGCCTGCAGCGCCTCGGCTTCGACGACCAGATTCGGGAGCGGATCGCGCCTCAGATCATGGTCCCCGCCGTTGGGCAGGGCGCGCTGGGAGTCGTCTGCACAGAGGAAAACGCCAGCGCATCAGCCCTTCTCAGTCGGCTCCTCGACGATGACGCTACGCGCACCGTTGCGCTTGCCGAACGAGCATTCATGCGTCGACTCGACGGTGGGTGTCAAGTCCCCATCGGCGGATATGCTCGACTCGAGACAGGAAGCACGTTCACCATCGAAGGCGTCGTCGCTAGCATCGACGGTCGGCAGGTCTTTCGTGGCGAGCAGACCGGGACGCCTTCTCAAGCCGTGACCCTGGCGCAGGCCCTCGCCGACGAACTCCTCGCTAGAGGTGCCCGGGAGGTGCTCAACGCCATCCGCGCAGACGTAGCGTGA
- a CDS encoding uroporphyrinogen-III synthase, whose protein sequence is MSAESRPRVLLLRSRDEPLPDRYEAAFEAVGLVATTRAILKFHYLNQSLIGAAMQEGGKAAWVFTSPRAVKAFASVSERNGCRVDPETPAYAVGDATRMAAERLGFRVVGGESGNAAALADVIVKHSAEQREHPLIFLSGDRRREVLPKRLRAAGLAVHEITAYRTEVRPPDIAPGDFNAAAWFSPSGVSAVFAKASPAKRARWNSLKHAAIGPTTAAALAAVGAPPHVTATAPTPAALAAGMASLFPSTQLHD, encoded by the coding sequence GTGAGTGCCGAGTCTCGCCCCCGCGTCCTCCTGCTTCGCTCGCGCGACGAGCCCCTACCGGACCGCTACGAAGCCGCATTCGAAGCCGTCGGGCTGGTGGCGACTACGCGCGCCATCTTGAAATTCCATTACCTCAACCAGAGCCTTATTGGTGCCGCGATGCAAGAGGGCGGCAAGGCGGCCTGGGTATTCACCAGTCCACGTGCGGTGAAGGCGTTCGCATCGGTCTCGGAGCGCAACGGCTGCCGCGTTGATCCCGAGACCCCGGCGTACGCCGTAGGCGACGCAACCCGCATGGCTGCCGAACGCTTGGGATTCCGGGTGGTCGGGGGTGAATCAGGCAATGCGGCAGCACTGGCCGACGTGATTGTCAAGCACTCTGCCGAGCAGCGTGAGCATCCTCTCATTTTCCTGAGCGGCGATCGGCGCCGGGAAGTGCTGCCAAAGCGGCTCCGCGCTGCGGGGCTGGCCGTGCATGAGATCACGGCCTATCGAACCGAGGTGCGCCCGCCCGATATCGCCCCGGGCGACTTCAACGCGGCAGCTTGGTTCAGTCCATCGGGCGTGTCGGCGGTGTTCGCGAAAGCCTCCCCAGCCAAACGCGCACGCTGGAACAGCCTCAAGCACGCCGCAATTGGACCCACCACGGCCGCCGCGCTTGCTGCAGTCGGTGCACCCCCGCATGTCACAGCCACGGCCCCCACGCCCGCGGCACTCGCGGCCGGAATGGCCTCGCTCTTCCCCTCGACCCAACTCCATGACTGA
- the hemE gene encoding uroporphyrinogen decarboxylase, whose amino-acid sequence MTDASATVAAFAAHGFPPLRNDRLLMAARQEPVDQVPVWLMRQAGRYLPEFRAVRARHDFFTVCRTPELACEVTLQPLRRFHAADAPLDASIIFSDILVVPQALGMEVQMVKGKGPHFPDPLDRPADLDQLRRPDVREALGYVFEALTLTRHEIGGAVPLFGFTGAPWTLMAYMIEGGGSKNYAKAKAWLYADPDASHRLLQLLTDVIVDYLVAQVGAGAQALQVFDSHAGALTPSAFASFGYPYLAQIAERVKARVPSVPLVVFARGAHYALDALAATDYDVVGLDETVMPAAARAIVAKRAAVQGNLDNAALYASPDTIRALTGTMLDGFRDAEGQLTGLIGNLGHGMLPNHNPDHAIAYVRAIHELSRSTPG is encoded by the coding sequence ATGACTGACGCATCCGCCACCGTCGCCGCGTTTGCCGCACACGGCTTCCCGCCGCTGCGCAACGATCGATTGCTCATGGCTGCGCGCCAGGAGCCAGTTGACCAGGTCCCGGTGTGGCTGATGCGGCAGGCGGGTCGGTACCTCCCGGAATTCCGCGCGGTGCGCGCCAGGCACGACTTTTTCACGGTCTGCCGGACTCCAGAGCTGGCCTGCGAGGTCACGCTCCAGCCACTGCGCCGCTTTCACGCCGCCGACGCCCCACTCGACGCCTCGATCATCTTCTCGGACATCCTCGTGGTGCCGCAGGCCCTCGGCATGGAGGTGCAGATGGTGAAAGGCAAGGGGCCGCACTTCCCAGACCCGCTCGACCGACCAGCCGACCTCGACCAGCTAAGACGGCCAGACGTACGGGAGGCGCTTGGCTATGTCTTCGAGGCGCTCACGCTCACCCGTCACGAGATCGGCGGGGCCGTCCCACTCTTCGGCTTTACCGGGGCGCCGTGGACACTCATGGCCTACATGATCGAGGGGGGCGGGTCGAAGAACTACGCCAAGGCGAAGGCGTGGCTCTATGCCGATCCGGACGCAAGCCATAGGCTGCTGCAGTTGCTCACCGACGTGATCGTGGACTACCTAGTGGCCCAGGTTGGCGCGGGTGCGCAGGCGCTCCAGGTGTTCGACTCGCACGCCGGGGCGCTCACTCCGTCGGCCTTCGCGAGCTTCGGCTATCCGTACCTCGCCCAGATCGCTGAGCGCGTCAAAGCCCGCGTGCCCTCCGTGCCGCTGGTGGTGTTCGCACGAGGCGCGCACTATGCGCTCGATGCCCTCGCGGCCACGGACTACGACGTCGTCGGTCTCGACGAGACGGTGATGCCCGCTGCTGCGCGGGCCATCGTTGCGAAGCGCGCGGCCGTGCAGGGCAACCTCGATAATGCCGCCCTGTACGCGTCGCCCGACACGATTCGGGCGCTGACCGGCACCATGCTCGATGGATTCCGTGACGCTGAGGGCCAGCTCACGGGCCTGATCGGCAACCTGGGTCACGGCATGCTGCCAAACCACAATCCCGACCACGCCATCGCCTACGTCCGAGCCATCCACGAACTCTCGCGATCGACCCCTGGCTAA
- the hemF gene encoding oxygen-dependent coproporphyrinogen oxidase: MLALCQQLQTTICAGLEQLDGTATFGHDAWERPGGGGGEARVIEGGPVFEKGGVNVSAVHGTLPERMARAFGVETKPFFATGISSVMHPRNPHVPTVHFNFRYFALGDDLANPDDEWFGGGADLTPYFPVLDDVVHFHTVWRDVCDRHPGVADYAAFKAKCDDYFHLPHRNEARGVGGIFFDYLRDDSTAAFAFVDDAGHVMLDAYAPIVERRKDQPFTEREQTFQEIRRGRYAEFNLAYDRGTRFGLETNGRTESILMSLPPRAQWHYAWAPEPSSPEAEASAFFQPHDWLGGDEPSAA, from the coding sequence ATGCTCGCGCTGTGCCAGCAGTTGCAGACGACCATCTGCGCAGGCCTTGAACAGCTCGATGGCACTGCAACGTTTGGCCACGATGCGTGGGAGCGACCCGGTGGCGGAGGGGGAGAGGCCCGCGTCATCGAAGGCGGCCCCGTGTTCGAGAAGGGCGGCGTCAACGTGTCAGCGGTGCATGGCACCTTGCCCGAACGCATGGCTCGTGCCTTCGGCGTGGAGACGAAGCCGTTCTTCGCCACTGGCATCTCGTCGGTGATGCACCCTCGCAACCCCCATGTCCCGACGGTGCACTTCAACTTCCGCTACTTCGCCCTGGGCGACGACCTGGCCAATCCCGATGACGAATGGTTCGGCGGGGGCGCTGACCTGACGCCGTACTTCCCAGTGCTGGACGACGTGGTGCACTTCCACACGGTCTGGAGGGACGTGTGCGACCGGCACCCTGGCGTGGCCGACTACGCAGCGTTCAAAGCGAAGTGTGACGACTACTTCCACCTGCCACACCGCAACGAGGCGCGCGGCGTCGGCGGCATCTTCTTCGACTACCTGCGTGACGATTCAACGGCGGCCTTCGCCTTCGTTGACGACGCCGGTCACGTGATGCTCGACGCTTACGCACCCATCGTGGAGCGGCGCAAAGACCAGCCCTTCACAGAGCGCGAGCAGACCTTCCAGGAGATTCGTCGCGGGCGCTATGCTGAGTTCAACCTCGCCTACGACAGGGGGACGCGCTTTGGTTTGGAGACGAATGGCCGGACGGAAAGCATCCTGATGAGCCTGCCTCCGCGTGCGCAGTGGCACTATGCGTGGGCGCCCGAGCCAAGCTCACCCGAAGCAGAAGCGTCCGCTTTTTTCCAGCCCCACGATTGGCTCGGCGGCGACGAGCCCTCGGCTGCGTAA